One Campylobacter sp. MG1 genomic window carries:
- a CDS encoding thioredoxin domain-containing protein, translated as MKKIILAMSVLGALSASEISDKAIEFVKTLTPAENIDIELVKSDKIPNSKYEMVEFNILANGQVVGSDVFFSDGKFATPTLFDLDEKVDLRAKFMEKKEQEKQKALQAQLPNFIKNNKDMTIKLGNKNNGVATVVFSDPDCPWCRKHLETIEDSLKDNDIIFVLTPLPMHKTALSKTLHILEEVKTAKSDSDKLKIIRKYYSDATFDEVSQDKKDAYSKKVDAAFKLGVNYTPAIFENVKLK; from the coding sequence ATGAAAAAAATAATTTTAGCGATGTCAGTTTTAGGTGCATTAAGTGCTAGTGAAATTAGTGATAAAGCGATTGAATTTGTTAAGACTTTAACACCAGCTGAAAATATTGATATTGAACTGGTTAAATCTGATAAAATTCCTAATTCAAAATATGAAATGGTTGAATTTAATATTTTAGCAAATGGTCAAGTTGTTGGTTCTGATGTATTTTTTAGCGATGGTAAATTTGCTACTCCTACATTATTTGATTTAGATGAAAAGGTAGATTTAAGAGCTAAATTTATGGAGAAAAAAGAACAAGAAAAACAAAAAGCTTTACAAGCACAGCTACCTAATTTTATAAAAAATAACAAGGATATGACAATTAAATTAGGTAATAAAAATAATGGAGTTGCAACTGTTGTATTTAGCGACCCTGATTGCCCTTGGTGTAGAAAACACTTAGAAACAATTGAGGATAGCTTGAAAGATAATGATATTATTTTTGTTCTAACCCCATTACCTATGCATAAAACTGCATTATCAAAAACATTACATATTTTAGAAGAAGTTAAAACGGCTAAAAGTGATAGTGATAAATTAAAAATTATAAGAAAATACTACTCTGATGCCACATTTGATGAGGTTAGCCAAGACAAAAAAGATGCTTACTCTAAAAAAGTTGATGCTGCATTTAAATTGGGTGTGAATTATACTCCGGCAATTTTTGAAAATGTTAAATTAAAATAA
- a CDS encoding selenocysteine-specific translation elongation factor: MLIIQTAGHIDHGKTSVIKALNGFNGDNTPEELRRGITINLSFSNLDDISFVDVPGHESLLKTMINGVQSDYAMLVIDINEGIKEQTLEHIFILKIMRVKNIILVLNKIDLCDDLKKAKNDIINQLDFIPNRIFLVSAKTNEGIEELKEYLLNLPRPDYEVSSTRINIDRVFNVNGIGTVATGLLKSGILECKNLINENQQNILIKSIEVQHKNVDIIKAPARVAFVFKGELKKGDVLYSKGYLRTSKEIYATLVGCLKHDEKVVFCSGNKQIEAKFLEYQGFAKFELCKAAAFIFDEPYVILKNGRAVAGGRILNSITEPLKKAKMVELLKYLEQKNFKEVFKILNTNHSNGFGLFCAPQRFNLTTEQALDYAKEVGEIVDCNGACIYTAEALNKTIDKIKKLFFKNKFSLQSAKSLEKSLGTDEFLCDMALKNIEELEFNNGLYHLKGMQVDNILENNEDIIYKELNSLTPKAPYNIYDDLNLDRKSGDDILKKMCLANKVIRLSHNYFINKNILDEFVLEIKDELKSGIGVQELKNKYNLSRKYAIALLEYLDTLNYVKNINNKRYLK; this comes from the coding sequence ATGTTAATAATACAAACGGCAGGACATATTGACCATGGCAAAACATCAGTAATTAAAGCTTTAAATGGATTTAATGGAGATAATACACCAGAAGAACTTAGGCGTGGAATTACTATCAATCTTAGTTTTTCAAATTTAGATGATATTTCTTTTGTAGATGTTCCAGGACACGAATCTTTATTAAAAACAATGATAAATGGTGTGCAAAGTGATTATGCAATGTTGGTTATTGATATAAATGAAGGTATAAAAGAGCAAACATTAGAACATATTTTTATATTAAAAATTATGAGAGTAAAAAATATAATTTTAGTTTTGAATAAAATTGATTTATGTGATGATTTAAAAAAAGCAAAAAATGATATTATTAATCAATTAGATTTTATACCAAATCGTATTTTTTTAGTTAGTGCTAAGACAAATGAAGGCATTGAAGAATTAAAAGAATATTTATTAAATTTGCCTAGACCAGATTATGAAGTTTCTTCTACTAGAATAAATATTGATAGAGTATTTAATGTAAATGGCATAGGAACAGTTGCTACCGGTCTTTTAAAAAGTGGTATATTAGAATGCAAAAATTTAATTAATGAAAATCAACAAAATATACTTATTAAAAGTATAGAAGTCCAGCATAAAAATGTAGATATTATAAAAGCTCCAGCAAGGGTCGCTTTTGTATTTAAAGGTGAATTAAAAAAAGGAGATGTTCTTTATTCTAAGGGTTACTTAAGAACAAGTAAGGAAATTTATGCTACTTTAGTTGGATGCTTAAAACATGATGAAAAAGTCGTATTTTGTTCAGGAAATAAACAAATTGAAGCAAAATTTTTAGAATATCAAGGTTTTGCAAAATTTGAATTATGTAAAGCAGCAGCTTTTATTTTTGATGAACCTTATGTTATATTAAAAAATGGTAGAGCAGTAGCTGGAGGAAGGATTTTAAATTCAATCACTGAACCATTAAAAAAAGCAAAAATGGTAGAATTATTAAAATATTTAGAACAAAAAAATTTTAAAGAAGTATTTAAAATATTAAATACAAATCATTCTAATGGTTTTGGTTTATTTTGTGCTCCACAGCGTTTTAATCTAACTACTGAACAAGCATTAGATTATGCAAAAGAAGTTGGTGAAATAGTTGATTGCAACGGTGCTTGTATTTATACAGCTGAAGCATTAAATAAAACTATTGATAAGATTAAAAAATTATTTTTCAAGAATAAATTTTCACTACAAAGTGCAAAATCACTTGAAAAATCATTGGGTACAGATGAATTTTTATGTGATATGGCGTTAAAAAATATAGAAGAACTTGAATTTAATAATGGCTTGTATCATTTAAAAGGTATGCAAGTTGATAATATTTTAGAAAATAATGAAGATATCATTTATAAAGAATTAAATTCTTTAACTCCTAAGGCGCCATATAATATTTATGATGATTTAAATTTAGATAGAAAAAGTGGTGACGATATTCTTAAAAAAATGTGTTTAGCAAATAAGGTTATTAGACTTTCTCATAATTATTTTATAAACAAAAATATACTTGATGAATTTGTTTTAGAAATTAAAGATGAGTTAAAATCCGGCATAGGTGTGCAAGAATTGAAAAATAAATATAATCTAAGTCGTAAATATGCTATAGCATTGTTAGAATATTTAGACACTTTAAATTATGTGAAAAATATTAATAACAAACGTTATTTAAAATAA
- a CDS encoding YbaB/EbfC family nucleoid-associated protein, whose protein sequence is MFKDFDFSKMQEMLQDVQNKAQEFENELKNKEYTAKSGAGMVEVKVNGKFQIIDIKIDDELLNDKSSMQILLISALNDALSQASDGTKMSAANMFFKNN, encoded by the coding sequence ATGTTTAAAGATTTTGATTTTTCAAAAATGCAAGAAATGTTACAAGATGTTCAAAACAAAGCACAAGAATTTGAAAATGAATTAAAAAATAAAGAATATACCGCTAAAAGTGGTGCTGGAATGGTAGAGGTGAAAGTTAATGGTAAATTTCAAATAATTGATATAAAAATTGATGATGAGTTATTAAATGATAAATCATCTATGCAAATTTTACTTATATCAGCATTAAATGACGCATTAAGTCAAGCTAGTGATGGCACTAAAATGAGTGCTGCAAATATGTTTTTTAAAAATAACTAA
- a CDS encoding AMIN domain-containing protein, protein MKKIFFLLICINLFARENPFLPKDNIEITNENKNLFKDIIFKAPENIKNIDSVTILYTDNNGKKIKQKININKNIITKNTYISINLPENFDEMNLIDDSMQNKKEQIYNIGNEFSFVINDSNIIINTKNKLLQHNLVKNPYRIIMDFNKNIKLKSIKYNIDKDNIKEIYTGVHKDFYRIVIKLKNIDDYKFEKIKNGYTLIIKENE, encoded by the coding sequence ATGAAAAAAATATTTTTTTTATTAATTTGTATAAATTTATTTGCTAGAGAAAATCCATTTTTACCTAAGGATAATATAGAAATTACGAATGAAAATAAAAATTTATTCAAAGATATAATATTTAAAGCCCCAGAAAATATTAAAAATATAGATAGTGTAACAATATTATACACCGATAATAATGGTAAAAAAATAAAGCAAAAAATAAATATAAATAAAAATATAATTACAAAAAATACATATATATCTATAAATTTACCTGAGAATTTTGACGAAATGAATTTAATTGATGATTCAATGCAAAATAAAAAAGAACAAATATATAATATAGGTAATGAATTTAGTTTTGTTATAAATGATAGTAATATTATAATTAACACTAAAAATAAACTACTGCAACATAATTTAGTAAAAAATCCATATAGAATAATTATGGATTTTAATAAAAATATAAAGCTAAAAAGTATAAAATATAATATTGATAAGGATAATATAAAAGAAATTTATACTGGAGTGCATAAAGATTTTTATCGCATTGTAATAAAATTAAAAAATATCGATGATTATAAATTTGAAAAAATAAAAAATGGCTATACATTAATTATAAAGGAGAATGAATGA
- a CDS encoding transketolase family protein, whose translation MNNETLEKMSNNLRFLSVDMINRANSGHPGVAMGLSDILAVLSTKINLNTKNHINRDRLVFSGGHASSLIYSFLHLSGFNLSLDELKNFRQLGSLAAGHPEIKTHGVEIDTGPLGQGIANAVGFAMAAKFASSKLNNSLNHKIYCLCGDGDLQEGISYEACSLANVHNLNNLVLIYDSNEISIEGDVKNTFNDDMYFRFMSLGFNVIMIDGHNFDEISKALEMTKNAERPSIIIAKTKIGKGACELEGSEKTHGSPLGAELALKAKKAANWNEEEFYIDSEAKNGFEKMCKRSDEYFASWDKANKFSDEQLEFIAYLEGKKDLNVDFSKLDLSKNYATRDSNHACLNEIAKQIPTFLGGSADLAPSNKTYLKDYADIRNGGKNIAFGIREHAMGAIINAMARYGLHPFCATFLVFSDYLKPSIRLAALMNLKAFFVFSHDSIGVGEDGPTHQPIEQISTLRNIPNLYTFRPADMAENIACWQVALKLNNPSAFTLSRSALPSLNTSIPDISKGAYFIKYSDNAEATIIASGSEVALALEVAKDKNINVLSMPCFELFDKEFDKSLLKGKIIGIEAARSYELYKYCDELFIMDSFGASGKEKDVFKYFGFDAEKIKEKL comes from the coding sequence ATGAATAATGAAACATTAGAAAAAATGTCAAATAATTTAAGATTTTTAAGTGTAGATATGATTAATCGTGCAAATAGTGGTCATCCAGGCGTAGCAATGGGACTTAGTGATATTTTAGCAGTGCTTAGCACAAAAATTAATCTAAATACAAAAAATCATATAAATCGTGATAGATTAGTATTTTCAGGCGGACACGCAAGTTCTTTAATATATTCGTTTTTACATTTAAGTGGATTTAATTTAAGTCTTGATGAGCTTAAAAATTTTCGCCAATTAGGCTCACTTGCAGCAGGGCATCCTGAGATTAAAACTCACGGAGTAGAAATAGATACAGGTCCACTTGGTCAAGGTATTGCAAATGCTGTTGGTTTCGCAATGGCAGCAAAATTTGCTAGTAGCAAACTAAATAATTCGTTAAATCATAAAATATACTGCCTTTGTGGAGATGGGGATTTGCAAGAAGGAATTAGCTATGAGGCTTGTTCTTTAGCAAATGTTCATAATTTAAATAATTTAGTATTAATTTATGATAGTAACGAAATTAGTATTGAAGGCGATGTAAAAAATACTTTTAATGATGATATGTATTTTAGATTTATGAGTCTAGGTTTTAATGTTATAATGATAGATGGGCATAATTTTGATGAAATTAGCAAGGCTTTAGAAATGACTAAAAATGCTGAGCGTCCAAGTATTATCATAGCTAAAACCAAGATTGGAAAAGGTGCTTGTGAATTAGAAGGAAGCGAGAAAACTCACGGCTCACCACTAGGTGCTGAACTAGCTTTAAAAGCTAAAAAAGCAGCTAATTGGAATGAAGAAGAGTTTTATATAGATAGCGAAGCTAAAAATGGCTTTGAGAAAATGTGTAAAAGAAGTGATGAGTATTTTGCAAGTTGGGATAAAGCAAATAAATTTAGTGATGAACAATTAGAATTTATAGCTTATTTAGAAGGCAAAAAAGATTTAAATGTGGATTTTTCTAAACTTGATTTAAGTAAAAATTACGCTACAAGAGATAGCAACCACGCTTGTCTAAACGAAATAGCAAAACAAATTCCTACATTTTTAGGTGGTTCAGCAGACTTAGCACCATCAAATAAAACTTATCTAAAAGATTATGCAGATATTAGAAATGGTGGTAAAAATATAGCTTTTGGTATTCGTGAGCATGCAATGGGTGCAATTATAAATGCAATGGCAAGATATGGTTTGCATCCGTTTTGTGCTACATTTTTAGTATTTAGTGATTATTTAAAGCCTTCAATAAGATTAGCGGCTTTAATGAATTTAAAAGCATTTTTTGTATTTTCACACGATAGCATAGGAGTAGGAGAAGATGGTCCAACTCATCAACCAATTGAGCAAATCAGCACTCTTAGAAATATTCCTAATCTATACACTTTCCGTCCTGCTGATATGGCTGAAAATATAGCTTGTTGGCAAGTAGCTTTAAAGCTAAATAATCCAAGTGCATTCACACTTAGTCGCTCAGCACTTCCAAGCTTAAATACAAGTATTCCTGATATTAGCAAGGGAGCTTATTTTATAAAATATAGCGATAATGCAGAAGCTACAATAATTGCAAGTGGTAGTGAAGTTGCACTCGCACTTGAAGTTGCAAAAGATAAAAATATAAATGTATTAAGTATGCCTTGCTTTGAATTATTTGATAAGGAATTTGATAAATCTTTATTAAAAGGCAAGATTATCGGAATAGAAGCTGCAAGGTCTTATGAATTATATAAATACTGCGATGAGCTTTTCATAATGGATAGTTTTGGCGCTAGTGGTAAAGAAAAAGATGTATTTAAATATTTTGGATTTGATGCAGAAAAAATAAAAGAAAAACTATAA
- a CDS encoding NAD(P)/FAD-dependent oxidoreductase — MKKIILLGAGYANLTILKNLDKKTLKSAEFLLINDNTFHYKTTELHKIAAKENDKDIIINLKEIVPNEVTIIKDKAIKIEANKLYCENTNYDFDEIYVGIGASKNTFGIQGLDDCYEIGNYEDTLKTQKAIFENLKKEGEENKHIVICGAGFSGVELCGSLARMCNELDLEAKITIVEAMDEILPMYSKNLAKKARDYLENLGVNVLSSHKIIKKIGNRLYLNDENTFINSNNIIFTAGVKGNNVMANSIFEQKNNRVKVNEFLQAPNYNNCYILGDCSLIMNNDRPFAPTAQIACKQGAYVARSIKARLSGKTFNEKFTYTDKGSVCSISEKYSVAFVLGNELSGNIANLLKKFTEIKWQYKLFGIKGLF; from the coding sequence ATGAAAAAAATTATACTTCTAGGTGCTGGATATGCTAATCTTACAATATTAAAAAATTTAGATAAAAAGACATTAAAAAGTGCTGAATTTTTATTAATTAATGATAATACCTTTCACTATAAAACAACTGAATTACACAAAATTGCGGCTAAAGAGAATGATAAAGATATAATAATAAATTTAAAAGAAATAGTTCCAAACGAAGTAACTATAATAAAAGATAAGGCTATAAAAATAGAAGCTAATAAATTATATTGCGAAAATACTAATTATGATTTTGATGAAATTTATGTAGGTATTGGTGCTTCAAAAAATACTTTTGGCATACAAGGTTTAGATGATTGTTATGAGATTGGAAATTATGAAGATACATTAAAAACACAAAAAGCTATCTTTGAAAATTTAAAAAAAGAAGGTGAAGAAAATAAACACATTGTAATATGTGGTGCTGGATTTAGTGGTGTTGAACTATGTGGTTCGTTAGCTAGAATGTGTAATGAATTAGATTTAGAAGCTAAAATTACTATAGTAGAAGCTATGGATGAAATCCTACCTATGTATAGCAAAAATTTAGCTAAAAAAGCTAGGGATTATTTAGAAAATTTAGGCGTAAATGTCCTAAGTTCACACAAAATTATCAAAAAAATAGGCAATAGATTATATCTAAATGATGAAAATACTTTTATAAATTCAAATAATATTATTTTTACAGCTGGTGTTAAAGGTAATAATGTAATGGCTAATAGTATTTTTGAACAAAAAAACAATAGAGTTAAAGTAAATGAATTTTTACAAGCTCCAAATTATAATAATTGTTACATATTAGGAGATTGTTCTTTAATTATGAATAACGATAGACCATTTGCACCAACAGCACAAATAGCTTGTAAGCAAGGTGCTTATGTGGCTAGAAGTATTAAAGCTAGACTAAGTGGTAAAACATTTAATGAAAAATTTACATACACAGATAAAGGTAGTGTATGTTCTATTAGTGAAAAATATTCAGTTGCCTTTGTGTTAGGTAA
- a CDS encoding coproporphyrinogen III oxidase family protein — protein sequence MNFIQKTTLSYSQNYLKKQLKQKFKFKQNEQINKQSTHNNELMLYIHIPFCHTFCPYCSFHKFAYDEQKCKEYFEILRIELKQLKDYGYNFNTLYVGGGTTLINEKELIKTLILVKELFNIKEISCETDPNHIKPEILKDFVGLIDRLSCGIQSFDDEILQKTSRLEKFGNHKELIKKLENAIGILPTFSIDLIFNFPFQSEKMLLNDINIAKNIAPEQITMYPLMKSNITKDAISAKFGIDNNNNELKYYQIICDMFKDYKQNNSWSFSKNKTKFNDEYVSTHHEYIGAGSGAFSFTNNKLLINAFKLDEYKNLILNKKNANIAHINFNDNDVIDYVFLTELFSGKINVKKINDTYKCDLINYLGYKFKGLKYSNAIVFEDNIIYNTEFGKYLALVLMKEFYINMDLVRAYFRKDL from the coding sequence ATGAATTTCATACAAAAAACAACACTGAGTTATTCTCAAAACTATCTAAAAAAACAACTAAAACAAAAATTTAAATTCAAACAAAATGAACAAATAAATAAACAATCTACACACAATAATGAATTAATGCTATACATTCATATACCATTTTGTCATACATTTTGTCCTTATTGTAGCTTTCATAAATTTGCTTACGATGAGCAAAAATGCAAAGAATATTTTGAAATTTTAAGAATAGAATTAAAACAACTAAAAGATTATGGATACAACTTTAACACTCTTTATGTAGGTGGTGGTACAACATTAATAAATGAAAAAGAATTAATCAAAACCTTAATTTTAGTTAAAGAGCTATTTAATATCAAAGAAATTTCATGTGAGACTGACCCTAATCATATAAAACCTGAAATTTTAAAAGATTTTGTAGGTTTAATTGATAGACTTAGTTGTGGCATACAAAGTTTTGACGATGAAATTTTACAAAAAACAAGTAGATTGGAAAAATTTGGTAATCACAAAGAACTTATAAAAAAACTTGAAAATGCTATAGGAATACTACCTACTTTTAGCATAGATTTAATTTTCAACTTTCCATTTCAAAGTGAAAAAATGTTATTAAATGATATTAATATCGCAAAAAACATAGCACCAGAGCAAATCACAATGTATCCACTTATGAAATCAAACATTACAAAAGATGCTATAAGTGCAAAATTTGGTATAGACAATAATAATAACGAATTAAAATATTATCAAATAATTTGTGATATGTTTAAAGATTATAAGCAAAATAATTCTTGGAGCTTTTCAAAAAATAAAACTAAATTTAATGATGAATATGTAAGCACTCACCACGAGTATATCGGTGCTGGAAGTGGTGCATTTTCATTTACTAATAACAAACTTTTAATAAATGCATTTAAGCTAGATGAATATAAAAATTTAATATTAAATAAAAAAAATGCAAATATAGCACATATAAATTTCAATGATAATGATGTAATTGATTATGTGTTTTTAACTGAATTATTCAGTGGTAAAATAAATGTAAAAAAAATAAATGATACCTATAAATGTGATTTAATTAACTACCTTGGTTATAAATTTAAAGGATTAAAATATTCAAATGCTATTGTTTTTGAAGATAATATAATCTATAATACAGAGTTTGGAAAATATTTAGCACTTGTTTTGATGAAAGAATTTTATATTAATATGGACTTGGTAAGAGCGTATTTTAGAAAAGATTTATAA
- a CDS encoding PLP-dependent cysteine synthase family protein: MLDLIHEYEKLIGNTPLVAIDYTYKGVKSKSYFKLEYFNPSGSIKDRMALQIIKDAIKNKEFNKNMSIAEATSGNTGIAFAALGAFLGVEVEIFMPCWMSEERKKLIKSYGAKLREVSALEGGFEGAVKLANESAKRKRENFLNKILLENEKEKEVFLPHQFDNLNNIKAHENTANEIINTLKKHNLKPECFVAGVGTGGTIMGVGKILKPLGAKICPLEPEGCASMSIPGQNSEHKIQGIGDGFVPSIVNLNELDDIIIVNDIDSIIMAQKLAKIGLGVGISSGANFLGCVKAKEIHKDMVCISVFADDNKKYLSTDLTKKLESEERFLSNHINLIGYTIL; the protein is encoded by the coding sequence ATGCTTGATTTAATTCATGAATATGAAAAACTAATAGGTAATACTCCACTAGTTGCGATTGATTATACTTACAAAGGTGTAAAATCCAAATCTTATTTTAAATTAGAATATTTTAATCCAAGTGGCTCGATAAAAGATAGAATGGCATTGCAAATTATTAAAGATGCAATTAAAAACAAAGAATTTAACAAAAATATGAGTATAGCAGAAGCAACTAGTGGCAATACAGGTATAGCATTTGCTGCTTTAGGCGCTTTTTTAGGTGTTGAAGTAGAAATTTTTATGCCTTGTTGGATGAGTGAAGAGCGTAAAAAATTAATAAAAAGCTATGGAGCAAAATTAAGAGAAGTAAGTGCTTTAGAAGGTGGATTTGAAGGAGCTGTAAAATTAGCCAATGAAAGTGCTAAAAGAAAAAGAGAAAATTTTTTAAATAAAATTTTATTAGAAAATGAAAAAGAAAAAGAAGTATTTTTGCCTCATCAATTTGATAATTTAAACAATATAAAAGCTCATGAAAATACAGCAAATGAAATCATAAATACACTTAAAAAACACAATCTAAAACCAGAATGTTTTGTAGCCGGTGTAGGAACTGGTGGTACCATAATGGGGGTTGGTAAAATATTAAAACCATTAGGAGCAAAAATTTGTCCACTTGAACCTGAAGGATGTGCTAGTATGAGTATACCAGGTCAAAATTCAGAACATAAAATTCAAGGTATAGGAGATGGATTTGTGCCAAGCATAGTAAATTTAAATGAACTTGATGATATAATCATAGTAAATGATATAGATAGTATCATAATGGCTCAAAAATTAGCAAAAATAGGACTTGGAGTTGGAATTTCAAGTGGAGCTAATTTTTTAGGTTGCGTTAAAGCAAAAGAAATTCATAAAGATATGGTTTGCATATCGGTTTTTGCCGATGATAACAAAAAATACTTAAGCACTGATTTAACTAAAAAATTAGAAAGCGAAGAAAGATTTTTAAGCAATCATATAAATTTAATTGGATATACAATTTTATAA
- a CDS encoding AAA family ATPase, with the protein MVGQNEVRDKFKVFLEKKIIPPSIFYGPSGVGKTTFARILAKELNTIFYEFDGASFSVEEMRKIIKKDGIFKPLVFIDEIHRLNKGVQDVLLKPLEEDNFYFIAASTHNPIYSLNKALCSRLLFFEFKSLNNDELGQILDNLNPNIEKDAREYLIKSSANDARAMLNLYKYASVFGKITLENLKSLRKSYISNKDDEYLLTSAFIKSLRASDTNAAILYLARMINSGVDILYIARRLCIFASEDVGNANPNALVVANATLQICKEIGLPEARIPLSQCVVMLSNSKKSNSSYLAINNALDFVKNNEALEIPNYLNNNHPDKDKFYIYPHDEPHKKQIMAPNCPEFYSDFSIGYEKNFSLWRKEGLYKC; encoded by the coding sequence ATGGTAGGGCAAAACGAAGTAAGAGATAAATTCAAAGTATTTTTAGAAAAAAAAATAATTCCACCAAGCATTTTTTATGGACCTAGTGGAGTAGGGAAAACTACTTTTGCAAGAATTTTAGCAAAAGAATTAAATACTATTTTTTATGAATTTGATGGTGCATCTTTTAGTGTAGAAGAGATGCGTAAGATTATTAAAAAAGATGGTATTTTTAAGCCTTTGGTATTTATAGATGAGATTCATCGTCTTAATAAAGGTGTGCAAGATGTATTGTTAAAACCTTTAGAAGAAGATAATTTTTATTTTATAGCTGCAAGTACTCATAATCCTATTTATTCGCTTAATAAAGCTTTATGTTCTAGACTTTTATTTTTTGAATTTAAGTCTTTAAATAACGATGAATTAGGTCAGATTTTAGATAACTTAAATCCTAATATAGAAAAAGACGCTAGAGAGTATCTTATAAAATCAAGTGCAAATGATGCAAGGGCTATGTTAAATTTATATAAATACGCCAGTGTTTTTGGAAAAATTACACTAGAAAATTTAAAATCTTTAAGAAAATCATATATTAGCAATAAAGATGATGAATATTTATTAACTTCAGCTTTCATTAAGAGCTTAAGAGCAAGTGATACAAATGCTGCAATTTTATATCTTGCTAGGATGATAAATTCAGGTGTTGATATATTATATATTGCTAGAAGACTTTGTATATTTGCAAGTGAGGATGTTGGAAATGCTAATCCAAATGCCTTGGTAGTTGCTAATGCAACTTTGCAAATTTGTAAAGAAATAGGTTTACCTGAGGCTAGGATTCCATTATCTCAATGTGTTGTAATGCTAAGTAATTCTAAAAAATCTAATTCATCTTATTTAGCTATAAATAATGCTTTAGATTTTGTGAAAAATAATGAGGCATTAGAAATTCCAAATTATTTAAATAACAATCATCCTGATAAGGATAAATTTTATATTTATCCACATGATGAACCACATAAAAAACAAATTATGGCACCTAATTGCCCTGAATTTTATAGTGATTTTAGTATAGGATATGAAAAAAATTTTTCATTATGGAGAAAAGAAGGACTTTATAAATGTTAA
- a CDS encoding DUF1090 family protein, with product MKNFFLITTLIGFAFANCEYKIQKLQEELEYAKKYNNHNRIKGLENAINNIQYKCSNVNKSQNLDYIELKNQKKEKIKELEKQLDELKNNKKNMNKMEYKNKKKELKNQIKQIKSEYKN from the coding sequence ATGAAAAATTTTTTTTTAATTACAACATTAATAGGTTTTGCATTTGCAAATTGTGAATATAAAATTCAAAAATTACAAGAAGAATTAGAATACGCTAAAAAATATAACAATCATAATCGTATAAAAGGACTAGAAAACGCTATAAATAATATTCAATATAAATGTAGTAATGTTAATAAGTCACAGAATTTAGATTATATAGAATTAAAAAATCAAAAAAAAGAAAAAATAAAAGAATTAGAAAAACAACTTGATGAACTAAAAAACAATAAAAAAAATATGAATAAAATGGAATATAAAAATAAGAAAAAAGAACTAAAAAATCAAATAAAACAAATCAAATCAGAATACAAAAATTAA